A DNA window from Peromyscus leucopus breed LL Stock chromosome 3, UCI_PerLeu_2.1, whole genome shotgun sequence contains the following coding sequences:
- the LOC119087637 gene encoding uncharacterized protein LOC119087637 isoform X1, whose product MVTPRLAGTNSALANTKRTDVNTREHNLGPSSDEMGKLRPRAARDPHKVTQQSWPELAGANSMSPPRAATDLSTSPCLFRASTLVLTRARKKGAQEGPRNLREDLASPGFQGSLTRLLVLLVEFLQHGASGSSTQQGDAQSSGVSSFSQRLPYSRPPRRPERCAVDGACALCALRLRTTAPTVLSAPGHGDNRDLGNSSETKVHTAPRW is encoded by the exons ATGGTTACGCCCAGATTGGCTGGTACCAACTCAGCTCTGGCAAACACCAAGAGGACGGATGTTAATACAAGGGAGCATAACCTGGGCCCCTCCTCTGatgagatggggaaactgaggcccagagcgGCGCGTGACCCgcacaaggtcacacagcaatcCTGGCCGGAGCTGGCGGGGGCTAACAGCATGTCCCCTCCGAGGGCAGCTACGGACCTAAGCACAAGCCCCTGCCTCTTTCGGGCCTCGACTCTGGTTCTGACACGGGCCCGGAAGAAGGGAGCCCAGGAAGGTCCTAGGAATCTGCGCGAGGATCTGGCCTCCCCAGGCTTTCAAGGGTCCCTCACCCGACTCCTCGTCCTTCTTGTCGAATTTCTTCAACATGGTGCCAGCGGAAGCTCCACGCAGCAGGGAGATGCTCAGAGTAGCGGGGTGAGCAGCTTCTCCCAGCGGCTTCCGTACTCCCGCCCGCCACGTCGCCCTGAGCGCTGCGCTGTGGACGGCGCCTGCGCACTCTGTGCTTTGCGCCTGCGCACAACCGCGCCCACCGTACTTTCTGCTCCCGGACACGGAGACAACCGAGACCTAG GGAACTCGAGTGAAACGAAGGTCCACACGGCTCCACGATGGTAA
- the LOC119087637 gene encoding uncharacterized protein LOC119087637 isoform X2 yields the protein MVTPRLAGTNSALANTKRTDVNTREHNLGPSSDEMGKLRPRAARDPHKVTQQSWPELAGANSMSPPRAATDLSTSPCLFRASTLVLTRARKKGAQEGPRNLREDLASPGFQGSLTRLLVLLVEFLQHGASGSSTQQGDAQSSGVSSFSQRLPYSRPPRRPERCAVDGACALCALRLRTTAPTVLSAPGHGDNRDLDFAAFG from the exons ATGGTTACGCCCAGATTGGCTGGTACCAACTCAGCTCTGGCAAACACCAAGAGGACGGATGTTAATACAAGGGAGCATAACCTGGGCCCCTCCTCTGatgagatggggaaactgaggcccagagcgGCGCGTGACCCgcacaaggtcacacagcaatcCTGGCCGGAGCTGGCGGGGGCTAACAGCATGTCCCCTCCGAGGGCAGCTACGGACCTAAGCACAAGCCCCTGCCTCTTTCGGGCCTCGACTCTGGTTCTGACACGGGCCCGGAAGAAGGGAGCCCAGGAAGGTCCTAGGAATCTGCGCGAGGATCTGGCCTCCCCAGGCTTTCAAGGGTCCCTCACCCGACTCCTCGTCCTTCTTGTCGAATTTCTTCAACATGGTGCCAGCGGAAGCTCCACGCAGCAGGGAGATGCTCAGAGTAGCGGGGTGAGCAGCTTCTCCCAGCGGCTTCCGTACTCCCGCCCGCCACGTCGCCCTGAGCGCTGCGCTGTGGACGGCGCCTGCGCACTCTGTGCTTTGCGCCTGCGCACAACCGCGCCCACCGTACTTTCTGCTCCCGGACACGGAGACAACCGAGACCTAG ACTTTGCTGCATTTGGTTAG
- the Copg1 gene encoding coatomer subunit gamma-1: MLKKFDKKDEESGGGSNPLQHLEKSAVLQEARVFNETPINPRKCAHILTKILYLINQGEHLGTTEATEAFFAMTKLFQSNDPTLRRMCYLTIKEMSCIAEDVIIVTSSLTKDMTGKEDNYRGPAVRALCQITDSTMLQAVERYMKQAIVDKVPSVSSSALVSSLHLLKCSFDVVKRWVNEAQEAASSDNIMVQYHALGLLYHVRKNDRLAVSKMISKFTRHGLKSPFAYCMMIRVASKQLEEEDGSRDSPLFDFIESCLRNKHEMVVYEAASAIVNLPGCSAKELAPAVSVLQLFCSSPKAALRYAAVRTLNKVAMKHPSAVTACNLDLENLVTDSNRSIATLAITTLLKTGSESSIDRLMKQISSFMSEISDEFKVVVVQAISALCQKYPRKHAVLMNFLFTMLREEGGFEYKRAIVDCIISIIEENSESKETGLSHLCEFIEDCEFTVLATRILHLLGQEGPKTNNPSKYIRFIYNRVVLEHEEVRAGAVSALAKFGAQNEEMLPSILVLLKRCVMDDDNEVRDRATFYLNVLEQKQKALNAGYILNGLTVSIPGLERALQQYTLEPSEKPFDLKSVPLATTPMAEQRPESTATATVKQPEKVAATRQEIFQEQLAAVPEFQGLGPLFKSSPEPVALTESETEYVIRCTKHTFSDHLVFQFDCTNTLNDQTLENVTVQMEPTEAYEVLSYVPARSLPYNQPGTCYTLVALPKEDPTAVACTFSCVMKFTVKDCDPNTGEIDEEGYEDEYVLEDLEVTVADHIQKVMKVNFEAAWDEVGDEFEKEETFTLSTIKTLEEAVGNIVKFLGMHPCERSDKVPENKNTHTLLLAGVFRGGHDILVRSRLLLLDTVTMQVTARSSEELPVDIILASVG; this comes from the exons ATGTTGAAGAAATTCGACAAGAAGGACGAGGAGTCGG GTGGAGGCTCCAACCCCCTCCAGCACCTGGAGAAGAGTGCAGTACTCCAAGAG GCTCGGGTCTTTAATGAAACTCCTATCAACCCTCGGAAATGTGCCCACATCCTCACCAAGATCCTTTACCTCATAAACCAG GGGGAGCACCTGGGGACCACAGAAGCAACCGAGGCTTTCTTTGCCATGACCAAGCTCTTTCAGTCCAATGAC CCCACACTCCGCCGCATGTGCTACTTGACCATCAAGGAGATGTCTTGCATTGCAGAGGACGTCATCATTGTTACCAGCAG CCTGACGAAAGACATGACTGGGAAAGAAGATAATTACCGTGGTCCTGCTGTGCGAGCCCTCTGCCAGATCACTGAC AGCACCATGCTGCAGGCTGTGGAGCGCTACATGAAACAAGCCATTGTGGACAAGGTGCCCAgtgtctccagctctgccctggtGTCTTCCCTG CATCTGCTGAAATGCAGCTTTGATGTGGTCAAGCGCTGGGTGAACGAAGCCCAGGAGGCGGCGTCCAGTGATAACATCATGGTACAG TACCATGCACTGGGACTTCTGTACCACGTGCGGAAGAACGACCGTCTGGCCGTGAGTAAGATGATCAGTAAGTTCACCCGGCACGGCCTGAAGTCCCCCTTTGCCTACTGCATGATGATCCGAGTGGCCAGCAAGCagctggaggaagaggatggCAG CCGTGACAGCCCGCTGTTCGACTTCATCGAGAGCTGCCTGCGTAACAAGCACGAGATGGTGGTGTACGAAGCTGCCTCGGCCATCGTCAACCTGCCCGGTTGCAGTGCCAAAGAGCTGGCCCCCGCAGTGTCAG TGCTCCAGCTTTTCTGTAGCTCGCCCAAGGCCGCTCTTCGCTATGCGGCTGTCCGCACCCTCAATAAG GTGGCCATGAAGCACCCATCGGCGGTGACCGCCTGCAATCTGGATCTGGAAAACCTGGTCACAGACTCGAACCGGAGCATCGCCACATTGGCCATCACCACCCTCCTCAAGACGGGCAGTGAGAGCAGCATTGACCGCCTCATGAAGCAGATCTCTTCCTTCATGTCGGAGATCTCAGATGAGTTCAAG GTGGTGGTTGTCCAGGCCATCAGTGCCCTGTGCCAGAAGTATCCTCGAAAACATGCCGTGCTCATGAACTTCCTGTTCACCATGCTAAGGGAAGAG GGTGGCTTTGAGTATAAGCGCGCCATCGTGGACTGCATCATCAGCATCATTGAGGAGAACTCAGAGAGCAAGGAGACGGGACTGTCCCACCTGTGCGAGTTCATTGAGGACTGCGAGTTCACCGTGCTGGCTACCCGGATCCTGCACTTGTTGGGCCAGGAGGGGCCCAAAACCAACAACCCCTCCAAGTACATTCGCTTTATCTATAACCGCGTGGTCTTAGAGCATGAAGAAGTTCGGGCAG GTGCAGTGAGTGCGCTGGCCAAGTTCGGAGCCCAGAACGAAGAGATGTTACCTAGTATCTTGGTGTTGCTGAAAAG GTGTGTGATGGATGATGACAATGAGGTGAGAGACAGAGCTACCTTCTATCTGAACGTCctggagcagaagcagaaggccCTCAATGCAGGTTATATACTAAATG GTCTGACCGTGTCTATCCCTGGTCTGGAGAGAGCCCTGCAGCAGTATACACTAGAACCATCAGAAAAGCCATTTGACCTCAAGTCTGTGCCTCTGGCCACCACCCCTATGGCAGAGCAGAGACCAG AAAGTACCGCCACGGCCACCGTCAAACAGCCGGAGAAAGTGGCAGCCACTCGGCAGGAGATTTTCCAGG AGCAGTTAGCAGCGGTGCCTGAGTTCCAGGGGCTGGGACCCCTCTTCAAGTCCTCACCTGAGCCTGTGGCCCTCACCGAGTCAGAGACTGAGTATGTCATCCGCTGCACCAAACACACCTTCTCAGACCACTTGGTGTTCCAG TTTGACTGCACAAACACCCTCaatgaccagaccctggagaatGTCACAGTGCAGATGGAGCCCACTGAGGCATATGAAGTACTCTCCTATGTGCCTGCCCGGAGCTTGCCCTACAACCAGCCTGGGACCTGCTACACACTAGTGGCTCTGCCCAAGGAAGACCCTACAGCTG TGGCATGCACATTCAGCTGTGTGATGAAGTTCACCGTTAAGGACTGTGACCCCAACACTGGAGAGATTGATGAAGAAGGCTATGAGGATGAATATGTG CTGGAGGATCTAGAAGTTACTGTGGCCGATCACATCCAGAAAGTCATGAAAGTGAACTTTGAAGCAGCCTGGGATGAGGTCGGGGATGAGTTTGAGAAGGAGGAAACATTCACCCTGTCTACCATCAAGACACTTGAAG AGGCTGTGGGCAATATTGTGAAGTTCTTGGGAATGCATCCTTGTGAGAGGTCAGACAAAGTACCAGAAAACAAGAACACTCACACACTGCTGCTCGCTG